CTTCATTTAAAATTGCCACTGCTAAAGGATGTGATGACATTTCTTCAGCTGCTGCGGCAAATGCGAGAAGTTCATTTGTCTGCATATTCTTTTTTAACACTTGTAATGTCTGTATTTTAGGTTTTCCTTCTGTAATTGTTCCAGTCTTATCAAAAATTACTGTATCAGATTTTGATAATTCTTCAAGGTAGTTACTTCCTTTTATCAAAATACCATTTTTTGCAGCAGTATTTATTGCAGCAGAAAAAGCTGTTGCCGTAGATAATCTTATTCCACATGAGTAATCTATAACAAGCATACTTAAAGCTTTTTGTACATTACGTGTAGAAAAGTACACTATTCCCGCTAAAAGAAAGTTAAGCGGTATCAGCTGTGCTGAAAAAGTATCTGCATAAGACTGAATGTCAGCTTTATTAAATGAAGCATCTTCCACCAGTTTTATAATTCTTGAAACAGTTCTTTCATCTCCAACTTTTTCTGCCTTAACTGTAATACTTCCACTTTTTATTATTGTTCCGGCAAAAACTTCTTCTCCTGTTTTTTTAGTAACAGGCATATATTCTCCCGTTATTGATGACTGATCTATAACTGCACTTCCTCTTTCAATTATTCCATCAACACTGATTTTTTCTCCTGTTTGAACTAATACAGAATCCCCTTTAACTATTTCATCAATGGAAACTTTTTTTACTACACCATTATCAATCTGTTTCCATACATAACTTTCTCCTACACTGAGCATATCCTTAATTACGCCTCTTGTTTTCTTTATAGTATATACTGTAAGTAATTCAGCTATTCTTTCCAGTATCATAATTGTTAAGGCTGTTTTTTCATTTCCAAGCAGAAGACTGCTTATGATTGCAGTGGAACTTAAAGTATCAGCATTAGGCCTTTTGTTCTGTACTAAAGAATTTAGACCATTTTTTATTACAGGAAGTGCTAATGAAATAGTTGAAAGTATCTTATAATTAAATAAATATCCTAATCCTGTTCTTTTTTTAGGTCCGGGTAAAACGAGAAGGAGCAAAGATGTCAATATTTTCTGCATAATCTCCTTTGGAGACTCTTCTTGTAATTTTCTTTCAATAACATATTTATCTGTTTTCATTTTCTTTTCATTTTTATAAATCTCTACAAGATAGACATTTAAGGTATTTTGTAATAATGAAATCAGATTTTCTTCCAGTAATGAAAAATCATCAAAATATATAACAACTGTTCCTGTTATATTTGATATTTCAACACTTTGTATATAATGTACCTGTTTAAGCTGTTCTTCCACTTCTTTTTTATACATTCCAAGATACTTTAATGATCTGGATTTTATTCGAATTCTTCCATGTATTCTATGTATAATTTCACAGTCTAGCAAATAATTTTTATTTCCCATCAAAATTTCCCTCTTTCAATATTTTATAAAGAATATCTAGATTATCTTCTATTTCCTTTAAGGATTTGTTCTCATAAAATTCCGAATGTTCAATAATCAGTTCTGAAATTCTGTTCAGCCAGTTTAATATCTTATCTGCTGAAATATACTTTATGTCGTAATAAATAAGTACCTTATTAGTTCTATAAGAATACTCTATACTTTTTATTCCTTTTTTGGAAAGAATCAGTTCTGTTACCCTATCTTCATATTTTTTTCTTAATGTTTCAGGAATATCTGAAAGATTTGGAATTAAAAGCCTCAGTCTTCCAGGAATACTATGAACCACTCTCACCTGATTAAATAAATGATATGTCTTTTTCAACAATTTTTTTAACATTATGACTTATTCTCCCCTCTTAACAGGGATGAAGCCCACCATAGTAATGTCCATCCTGAAAGAATCGCATTACTTGCTCTAAGTTTTTTTATACCATAAAAACCAATAACTCCTGCTAAAACTGTCTTAACATTTAAAAAACCTCTACTTTTATTGTATATTGCCAAATCTAATACTTCAAATAACTTCTTTAATGCTACTTCAGTTTTTGAAGATTTCATTTTGAATATTTCTTCTTCCAAATGTAAAAGTTTTAATACAACTAAATATAAAAATGAATGTTCTATTGTGTTTTCATCAAAAATCAGCAGTATACTTCCATTAATAGGATTTACAACTACTTTTTCTATTCCTGAAATTCTCTTTATATTATTTTGAAATTCTTCTCTTAATTCAGTATTTTTCTTCAATACATCTGTCTGAAGTCTTAAACGACCAAGCTGATAATGTTTTACTTCTATAATTCCATAAAAATTCTGTAACATATTTTTACACCTTCTATATTTTTATTTCTATTTTTGTTTTGACGAATTACTTTAATAAATCTTTTTATTTGAATTTTTTATATTACGTTACTCAAATACTTCCGTTGCATTGTCAACTTCTTTTCCCAACGCAACATTTAAAGCTACTATTGCAACTTCAAGCTGACTTTCATCAGGCTCACTTGTAGTTATTTTTTGAAGCAATAAACCAGGCTTTGCAATCAATCCTGCAAATACATTATCCAAATGATAACTTGTCCATCTCTGCAGTTCATATGAAATCCCTGCAACTAAAGGAACAAACAGTACCCTTGTTACAAGCTTATAAAGTATAAGTAAAAGCGGATTCTGAGGTATTGTAAAAAATGTTGAGAATAATACATCAACAGTTGAAAATACTAATATACTTATAAACATTACAAGTAAAAGAAAGCTTGTTCCACATCTTGGGTGAAATCTGGTACATTCTTTTGCATTTTTAGGAGTAAGTTCCTTTTCCTGCTCAAAAGCCATTATACTTTTATGTTCAGCACCATGATATTCAAATACTCTTTTTATATCTTTAAAAAATGATATTCCCCATATATATCCTAAGAATAATACAAGTCTTATTGCCGCTTCCAGCACATTTGCAAGCAGTCTATTTTCCCTGAAAACATGACTTCCTATAAAAGACGGCAGCACCATAAACAATCCTACTCCAAGAAGTATTGATATAGCCACTGTTCCTTTTATTTCCTTGTCATTCATTTTTTCCTCTTCAAGCCCTGCCTGATTTGATGCAAATATAAGTTCCTTTGTCCCTACTACCATTGCATCGTATAAAGCCAGTACCCCTCTTACAAAAGGTATCTTCAGCCATTTATTGTTTTTTTCATTTAAAGCTATTTTTTTATAAACTATGCTTCCATCCTGTTTTCTTACAGCAGTTGCTATAGCTTTAGGTCCTCTCATCATTACACCTTCCACTACAGCCTGACCACCAACAACTAATTTCTTTTCCATCTTTTTCTCTCTTTCCAAATTAATCTTAAATTTATTCCCTATCTAGGGCTATTTTATTTTTCAATCTTGTTAACGCCTTATGTACATGTTCCGATTTAAACTTGCTTATTCCCTTTATCTGAGCTATTCTCTCAGGAGTTGCAAGCAGAATCATCTGAACATCCTGTAATTCTCCGGTAATAAGGTCAATGTCCTTTTTCGTTATTTTATTTATACTGCTAAGAAGACTGTATCCTCTTGATTTTATACCTTCATCCAAGCTTATATCCTTCAGATTGTATCCAAGAATATTAACAATATTTTCATCTTCAAAAAGTTCTTCTTTTGTGAGATTTCTAATATTTTCCACTACTTTATCAGCCTTTTCCCCTTCCATCTTATAATCCTTTATAAGGGCAAGGAAGCTTTCATTTTTATTGAGCATTATCTCTTCATACTGTATTTTTACAAGCCTTGACTCCACCCCAAGCTCTGCCATATAATCCAGAAGTTCCTCAGACATTTTAAATAACAATCCATACATTCTTATAACTTCAACAACATCATATAATGTTACCATATTGTCAAATTCAAGAACAGAAAGATTTGTCCATCCTTTTTCTATTCCTAAGGAATACTTTTCAAGTGCCGTTATCGCCTGCGATGATTTTACAAGCAGGTTACTCAGTTCATTTAGAGAATATATAAAATCACCTTTATAAACTGTTATTTTATTTCTTCTTTCAGAAACGGCTATTACAAGGTTACCCTTCTGTTTTGCTATCCTATGTGCCGCCTGATGTCTCGTACCACTTTCATCTGTTTTTATATTTGAATCAGGCTGAAGCTGTATATTGGCTCCATATATTGTTTTTATATTTTCAGACAGTATTATGGCTCCATCCATTTTTGACAGTTCATATACCTTCTGAGGTGTATATGCTGTATTTAATTCAAAACCGCCCCTCATTACATCTGATAATTTTTTAGGATCTCCTAAAACAATAATTGCTCCAAGATTTGCTTCCTGTATTCTATCTATTGCTGCTCTCAAAGGCTTACCTGGAGACATTATCGAAAATAAATGTTCCAGTATCTGTTTTTTAGCTAATTTCGTTTTTTTCAATTATTTCACCCTTTCGATTAACTCACTTATATTACTTATATAATTAAGTTTCAATTTTATTTTTTCCTTCTTCAGATCAGCTTCATGGCTTTTTGGGAGATAGACCCCTGTAAATCCAAGTTTTTCCAGTTCAGTTATCCTATTTTTTATAAAAGAGACTTTCCTTACTTCACCTCTTAGCCCCAATTCTCCTATAGCGGCAATTTTCTGGCTTATAGGTATTTTATTAACTGAAGAGAGCAGGGAAAATACTACTGCCAAATCTGAACTTCGATCATTAAGTTCTATTCCCCCAGGAATATTTATATATATATCCTTCGAATTAACATCTACATTTAATGAACGTGACAGGACAGCACTCAAAATCTCCACCCTGTTTCTGTCATAACCTTCAACTGTTCTTCTAGGCATTCCAAAATTTGGAGTTCCAAGAAGTGACTGTATTTCAAAGAGGAATACACGGCTTCCTTCAAATATAGGTACAATAATACTTCCAATATTTTTTTCCTCCCTGTCGCTTATAAAAAACTCAGAAGGATTTTTTACTTCACTTATTCCGTTTTCCTTCATATCAAATATTGAAATCTCATTTGTTGAACCATATCTGTTTTTTATGGAACGGACTATCCTATAATAACTGTTTTCTTCTCCTTCTATCTGTAAAACTGCATCAACCATATGCTCCAGCAGTTTAGGTCCTGCAAGTTTTCCATCCTTGGTTACATGCCCTACAATGTAAAAAGCTATTTCATATTTTTTTGCTATTTCTATTATTTTTAGTGTTGTTTCCCTTATCTGAGTTACACTTCCAGGCACTGAATTTACATTTTCAGAGTACAAAGTCTGTATAGAATCTATAACTACTACCTTCGGCTTATCCTCTAAAACAACTTTTTCTATCTTTTCTATATTTGTATCGTTAAGAATATATAAATTTCCACTATTTACGTTTATTCTTTCTGCCCTCTGTTTTATCTGTCTTGGAGATTCCTCCCCCGAAACATAAAATACATTTCCTATTTTGGAATATTCTTCAGACAGCTGCAGCAGAAATGTTGATTTTCCTATTCCCGGACTTCCGGTAATCAGTACTACTTCACCTTTGATAAGTCCTCCTCCAAGGACTCTGTCAAATTCCTCATACTGAGTTACCATTCTAAATTCCTTTGCTATTTCTATCTCGCTTATTTTACTGATTGAAACTTCTTCCGACTGAATATTTTTCAGCGTTCTCTTTATATCCACCTCTTCTTCAAAAGTCCCCCACGAGTCGCAATTTGGACATTTTCCAAGCCATTTTTGCGAATTATAGCCACATTCAGAACATATGTATTTAGTTTTACCATAACTTCCTTTAGTTGCTGCCATAATTTACCTCTCCTTTTAATTATATTTCCATTTGTTTAACCTTTTCTATCATTCTTTTCTCAACATTTTCTGGAACAAACATTTTTAAATCCCCCTTGTTTTGTGCTATTTCCTTCACCAAACTGGAACTTAAATATAAATATTCCCTTGAGGCACTTAAAAATATTGTTTCAAAATCACTTTTTGCCAAAGTCTTATTTGTTAGGGTAAACTGCAGTTCATATTCATAATCTGATAATGCCCTAAGTCCTCTTACCAGTATATCTACTTTTTCTTCCTTGATGAAATCTACCAGAAGTCCATTAAATACTTTTATTTCAGCCTTTATATTTTCTTTTTCAAGTATTTCCTGTATCATCTGACATTTTTCCTCATCTGAAAACCATGCTCTGTTTTTAGAAGAATTTTTAAAAATCCCAATAATAACTCTATCAAATAATGCCACTGAACGTCTTATTATATCAATATGACCTTTCGTCACCGGATCAAAACTTCCCGGATATAATGCTGTTTTTTCCATAATTTATCCTTCCCTTCATTTATCCAGCCTAATATTTTATTTTAAACACTTAGTTTAAGAACTTAGATTATTTTTTCTATTTTTTTCCTTTTATATAGTTCAGAGCTTCCTTAGCAGCTTTTTTCTCAGCTTCCTTCTTACTTTTTCCTATTCCATGTCCTATGGTCTTATTATTGTGTTTAACCGAAACTTCAAAAATTTTGTTATGATCCGGACCTTTTGTCCCTGTAAGTTCATATTCAGGAATTTTTTTATATTTACTTTGAAAAACCTCCTGCAATATTGTTTTGTAATCTCCTGTTCCTTCAATATTATCAAGTTTTTCAAGCTTATCAAGAATAAAACCTAGTGCAACATTCTTAGTTGTATAATAATCTGAATCCTTAAAAATAGCTCCTATCAATGCTTCAAAAGCATCCCCCAATATTGATTTTCTTTTTCTCCCTCCGGAAGAAATTTCGCCATTACTCAAATATAGGTAATTTCCAAGTTCTATATCACTTGCAATAGATGAAAAAACAGGTTCACTTATTATCTGACTTTTTAATTTTGCAAGTTCCCCTTCCTTTTTTCCTTTTCCAAGACTGTATATATATTCTGTTGCAATCAGGTTTAATACTGCATCTCCTAAAAATTCCAGTTTTTCATTATCAAAATTTTTAAATGCACTGTTTTCATTGGCATAAGATCTATGGGTCAGAGCTTCTTTTAAATATTCTTCATTTTTAAACTTGTAATTTATTTTCTTCATAAGTTTATCAGTGTTACTTCCATTTATCATTTAAAACAACTCCATTTTATAAATTAATGTTTTCCTAGTCAGAAAAGGGCTGCTCTGAACAGAAATTCATTTGTCCTGAAACAGTCCCTCCCTATAAAATTATTAACTATTGAAAACTATTAAGCCATCCTGAATCATTCAGTAATATTTATCAGATTCTATCCTCTATATTTTCTGAAAGCCAGAATAGCGTTATGTCCTCCAAATCCTAGTGAATTTGAAAGTCCTACTTCTATATCTCTTTTTTCAGCTTTATTTGGAATGTAGTATAAATCACATACAGGATCAGGATTTCCCTGATTTATTGTTGGTGGCATTATTCCTTCATCAATAGCCATTGCAAGGAAAGCGGCTTCGATTCCTCCTGCTCCACCAAGTAAGTGTCCTGTTGCACCTTTTGTAGAGTTTACACCTATTTTATAAGCATGTTCTCCGAAAGCTGTTTTTATTGCCTGAGTCTCATTTTTATCATTTGCAGGTGTAGAAGTTCCGTGAGCGTTAATGTATCCAACTTCTTCAGGTTTGATATTTCCCTGCTCTAAAGCCATTTTAATAGCTCTTGCAGCTCCTTCTCCACCATCTGAAGGTGCAGTCATATGGTAAGCATCTCCTGTTTCTCCATATCCTACTACTTCAGCATATATTTTTGCTCCTCTTTTTTTAGCGTGTTCCAGTTCTTCTAAAATTAAGATTCCTGCCCCTTCAGCCAGAACAAATCCATCCCTGTCAGCAGTAAAAGGTCTTGAAGCCTTTTTAGGATCAGGATTTGTAGAAAGTGCCTTTAAGTTAGCAAATCCGGCTATACCACTTGGAGTTACAGTTGCTTCTGTTCCACCAGCTATCATTACATCAGCCTTGTTTAACAGAATAGTCTGAAAAGCATCCCCAATAGAGTTTGTCCCTGATGCACATGCTGTAACTACTGTTTTATTTGGTCCTTTTGAACCTACATAAATAGAAGTATTTCCTGATGCCATATTCAATATTGCAGCTGGAATGTAGAAAGGAGAAATTTTTTTTGGCCCTTTTTCTACAAGCTTACGTATTTCCTGCTCAATTATATCAAGTCCACCGATTCCAGAACCTATTATTGTACCAACTCTTTCAGCATTTTCAGGAGTAATCTCGAATTTTGCATCTGCTAATGCTTCTTTTGTAGCGGCAATAGCAAACTGAGAAAATCTTCCCATTTTTTTAAGTTCTTTCTTTTCTATATAATCTTCCGGATTAAAATCCTTAACTTCTCCGGCGATATGTACAGTATGTTCTGAAGTATCGAAGGCTGTAATCTTATCTATACCGCACTCTCCATTCAACAAATTCTTCCAAGTCTTTTCTTTTCCTGTCCCTAATGGAGTAATCAATCCAATCCCTGTAACAACTACTCTTCTCATTTATACACCTCACAATTTCGTTTTAGTTTTCTTTTTTCATACATTAACCAAGTAGTTATATTATACTAATTTTTTCTAATTATTTCAATAAAAAATGGGGGAAAACCCCCAATATTTTTTTAATATTTAATTATTATTTTGATTCAATGTACTCAATTACATCTTTAACTGTTTTAATTTTTTGAGCATCTTCATCAGGTATTTCCACATCAAATTCTTCTTCAAAAGCCATTATCAATTCAACTGTATCTAAAGAATCTGCCCCTAAATCATCAATAAATGATGCATCTTCAGTTACTTGATCCTCATCCACTCCTAATTGATCTGCTACTATTGATTTTATTTTTTCTAGCATAGCAATGCCACCTCCATTTTATTATTTTCAAATTATTATATCAAAAGAATTGAAAAAATGCAACTCTTTTTAAATAACTAATGTATTTATTGCTTCAACATTTTCAATATTGATTACTTCTATATTCTTATTTATCTTTTTTATAAGCCCTGCAAGAACTTTTCCGGGACCTATTTCATATATTTTTGTAACTCCGTTTTCAGCCAGTTTATTTATTGTGTCAACCCATTTTACCGGACCAAAAGTTTGTCTGTATAATTCTTCCTTTATTTCATCTGCTGAAGTTAAAATATTAGCAGTTGTATTTGCAACAAGAGAAACTTCTGCATCATTCCATGTGTAATTTTCAAATTCCTGTTTCAATTTTTCTGCAACAGGCTTCATCAGTGACGAATGGAATGGTCCTGATACAGCAAGAGGTATAGCTCTTTTTGCTCCTTTTTCCTTAAATACATCAAGACTTTTTTCTATTGCTTCCTTTTCCCCTGCAATTACTGTCTGTTTAGGTTCATTAAAATTCACTGCCTCAACTGTTCCGTCAATTTCACTACATATTTTTTCAATTTCTTCTGCCGGAAGTCCTAAAATAGCTGCCATACTACCTTCGATTTCAGCAGTTCCCATTATTTCCCCTCTTCTTGAAATAAGTTTCATTACATCCTTTTCTCCAAGTATTCCTGCCGCATATAAGGAACTGTATTCTCCTAAGCTATGTCCTGCAACATAATCTGCATTTACTCCCTTTTCTTTTAAAAGTTTAGTTAAAAACACTGAAAATAATGCAATGGCAGGTTGTGCATACTGGGTATTTTTCAATTCCTCTTCTGTTCCTTCAAATAAAACTCTCTTTATTTCTGAATTTCCTGTACTTTCAAGTATTTCATCAATTGCTTTTTTATTTTCATCATTTACTTCATCATACAGTTTTTTCCCCATTCCAGGATACTGTGTTCCCTGACCAGGAAATACAAAAGCAGTCTTTGACATCATTTCCTCCTTTAAGTAATTATTATATCATTATTTTTAACTGTGTATCTATTTATTAAAAATATAGATTTTTATATTTCAATAGATTTTTTATATTATTTTATTTCCTCTGCATCTTCAATATCTGTAGTTTTTTTAGAATCATCTGCTTTATAAGTACTTTTATAAACAGGTTCCTGCTTTTTCAAGCTCTTCTTATTTTTTTCATTAAGTCCCAGAACAAATATTACAACCCCTGCTACTAATGTAATTAGAGGAAACGCTATTTCAAAATATTCAGTAAAGAATTCTTGAAAATAAAGATATAATCCTACTAAAGATAAAGATGTTCCTAGGGTATTTTTTTTCTGGAGTATAAAGTAAATCCCTAGCAATACAAGTATTATCTGATAATTAAATACATACATTAATATACTTTCCGGAATGTATTTTTGAAACAGATAAAACAGACTTATGAAGATTATTAAAAGTCCCCCTGTGATTTTTCTATTCATTTCAATCTCTCCTTCCAACTATTTTTCCATTTTTAATATTTTCATTATTTTGACCATTCAAATAAAATTGAACCGTAAGTCAGTCCTCCACCAAAACCGACTATAACAACCTTGTCTCCCTTTTTCAGTCTTCCTTCCCTGTTGGCTTCATCAAGGGCTAAAGGTACTGATGCTCCGGAAGTGTTACCATATTTATGCAGATTTACATAAAATTTTTCCATTGGCTGTTTAAATCTCTTTGATATAGATTCTATTATTCTTATATTTGCCTGGTGAGGAACAAATAAATCAATATCATCTGCTGTAATGTTTGCCTGTTCCAGTATATTCTCAACTGTTTCAGGGAATACCTTAACTGCAAATTTGAAAATTTCCCTTCCGTTCATTTTTAAATAGACATCTTTATTGTCTAGTGTTTCATGGCTTGCAGGAGTTCTAGATCCTCCAGCCGGAACAAGAAGTTCGCATGCTCCTGAACCGTCAGCAACAAGATGGCTTGAAATAAATCCTCCTGTTTCTGTTTCTCCTAAAACAACTGCCCCTGCTCCATCTCCAAAAAGGATACACGTTCCCCTGTCTGTCCAGTCTGTAACTCTGGACATAGTTTCAGCTCCGATTACAAGTACTTTTTTATATATTCCTGCTTTAATAAAACTGTACCCTGTTGTAAATGCATAAATAAATCCTGTACATGCC
This portion of the Leptotrichia sp. oral taxon 215 str. W9775 genome encodes:
- the rnc gene encoding ribonuclease III; the encoded protein is MINGSNTDKLMKKINYKFKNEEYLKEALTHRSYANENSAFKNFDNEKLEFLGDAVLNLIATEYIYSLGKGKKEGELAKLKSQIISEPVFSSIASDIELGNYLYLSNGEISSGGRKRKSILGDAFEALIGAIFKDSDYYTTKNVALGFILDKLEKLDNIEGTGDYKTILQEVFQSKYKKIPEYELTGTKGPDHNKIFEVSVKHNNKTIGHGIGKSKKEAEKKAAKEALNYIKGKK
- a CDS encoding HMA2 domain-containing protein; the protein is MLQNFYGIIEVKHYQLGRLRLQTDVLKKNTELREEFQNNIKRISGIEKVVVNPINGSILLIFDENTIEHSFLYLVVLKLLHLEEEIFKMKSSKTEVALKKLFEVLDLAIYNKSRGFLNVKTVLAGVIGFYGIKKLRASNAILSGWTLLWWASSLLRGENKS
- the disA gene encoding DNA integrity scanning diadenylate cyclase DisA, whose translation is MKKTKLAKKQILEHLFSIMSPGKPLRAAIDRIQEANLGAIIVLGDPKKLSDVMRGGFELNTAYTPQKVYELSKMDGAIILSENIKTIYGANIQLQPDSNIKTDESGTRHQAAHRIAKQKGNLVIAVSERRNKITVYKGDFIYSLNELSNLLVKSSQAITALEKYSLGIEKGWTNLSVLEFDNMVTLYDVVEVIRMYGLLFKMSEELLDYMAELGVESRLVKIQYEEIMLNKNESFLALIKDYKMEGEKADKVVENIRNLTKEELFEDENIVNILGYNLKDISLDEGIKSRGYSLLSSINKITKKDIDLITGELQDVQMILLATPERIAQIKGISKFKSEHVHKALTRLKNKIALDRE
- a CDS encoding beta-ketoacyl-ACP synthase III — encoded protein: MKIGVLGTGSFAPEKILTNDDLAKMVDTNDEWISTRTGIKERRIASADEATSDLAYRAALNAIDNAGIDKNEIELVIVATMTSDHFTPSTAALVQDKLGIKAAAFDLSAACTGFIYAFTTGYSFIKAGIYKKVLVIGAETMSRVTDWTDRGTCILFGDGAGAVVLGETETGGFISSHLVADGSGACELLVPAGGSRTPASHETLDNKDVYLKMNGREIFKFAVKVFPETVENILEQANITADDIDLFVPHQANIRIIESISKRFKQPMEKFYVNLHKYGNTSGASVPLALDEANREGRLKKGDKVVIVGFGGGLTYGSILFEWSK
- a CDS encoding acyl carrier protein; this translates as MLEKIKSIVADQLGVDEDQVTEDASFIDDLGADSLDTVELIMAFEEEFDVEIPDEDAQKIKTVKDVIEYIESK
- a CDS encoding DUF1385 domain-containing protein; this encodes MEKKLVVGGQAVVEGVMMRGPKAIATAVRKQDGSIVYKKIALNEKNNKWLKIPFVRGVLALYDAMVVGTKELIFASNQAGLEEEKMNDKEIKGTVAISILLGVGLFMVLPSFIGSHVFRENRLLANVLEAAIRLVLFLGYIWGISFFKDIKRVFEYHGAEHKSIMAFEQEKELTPKNAKECTRFHPRCGTSFLLLVMFISILVFSTVDVLFSTFFTIPQNPLLLILYKLVTRVLFVPLVAGISYELQRWTSYHLDNVFAGLIAKPGLLLQKITTSEPDESQLEVAIVALNVALGKEVDNATEVFE
- the fabD gene encoding ACP S-malonyltransferase translates to MSKTAFVFPGQGTQYPGMGKKLYDEVNDENKKAIDEILESTGNSEIKRVLFEGTEEELKNTQYAQPAIALFSVFLTKLLKEKGVNADYVAGHSLGEYSSLYAAGILGEKDVMKLISRRGEIMGTAEIEGSMAAILGLPAEEIEKICSEIDGTVEAVNFNEPKQTVIAGEKEAIEKSLDVFKEKGAKRAIPLAVSGPFHSSLMKPVAEKLKQEFENYTWNDAEVSLVANTTANILTSADEIKEELYRQTFGPVKWVDTINKLAENGVTKIYEIGPGKVLAGLIKKINKNIEVINIENVEAINTLVI
- the fabF gene encoding beta-ketoacyl-ACP synthase II gives rise to the protein MRRVVVTGIGLITPLGTGKEKTWKNLLNGECGIDKITAFDTSEHTVHIAGEVKDFNPEDYIEKKELKKMGRFSQFAIAATKEALADAKFEITPENAERVGTIIGSGIGGLDIIEQEIRKLVEKGPKKISPFYIPAAILNMASGNTSIYVGSKGPNKTVVTACASGTNSIGDAFQTILLNKADVMIAGGTEATVTPSGIAGFANLKALSTNPDPKKASRPFTADRDGFVLAEGAGILILEELEHAKKRGAKIYAEVVGYGETGDAYHMTAPSDGGEGAARAIKMALEQGNIKPEEVGYINAHGTSTPANDKNETQAIKTAFGEHAYKIGVNSTKGATGHLLGGAGGIEAAFLAMAIDEGIMPPTINQGNPDPVCDLYYIPNKAEKRDIEVGLSNSLGFGGHNAILAFRKYRG
- the radA gene encoding DNA repair protein RadA encodes the protein MAATKGSYGKTKYICSECGYNSQKWLGKCPNCDSWGTFEEEVDIKRTLKNIQSEEVSISKISEIEIAKEFRMVTQYEEFDRVLGGGLIKGEVVLITGSPGIGKSTFLLQLSEEYSKIGNVFYVSGEESPRQIKQRAERINVNSGNLYILNDTNIEKIEKVVLEDKPKVVVIDSIQTLYSENVNSVPGSVTQIRETTLKIIEIAKKYEIAFYIVGHVTKDGKLAGPKLLEHMVDAVLQIEGEENSYYRIVRSIKNRYGSTNEISIFDMKENGISEVKNPSEFFISDREEKNIGSIIVPIFEGSRVFLFEIQSLLGTPNFGMPRRTVEGYDRNRVEILSAVLSRSLNVDVNSKDIYINIPGGIELNDRSSDLAVVFSLLSSVNKIPISQKIAAIGELGLRGEVRKVSFIKNRITELEKLGFTGVYLPKSHEADLKKEKIKLKLNYISNISELIERVK
- the coaD gene encoding pantetheine-phosphate adenylyltransferase, whose translation is MEKTALYPGSFDPVTKGHIDIIRRSVALFDRVIIGIFKNSSKNRAWFSDEEKCQMIQEILEKENIKAEIKVFNGLLVDFIKEEKVDILVRGLRALSDYEYELQFTLTNKTLAKSDFETIFLSASREYLYLSSSLVKEIAQNKGDLKMFVPENVEKRMIEKVKQMEI
- a CDS encoding heavy metal translocating P-type ATPase, translated to MGNKNYLLDCEIIHRIHGRIRIKSRSLKYLGMYKKEVEEQLKQVHYIQSVEISNITGTVVIYFDDFSLLEENLISLLQNTLNVYLVEIYKNEKKMKTDKYVIERKLQEESPKEIMQKILTSLLLLVLPGPKKRTGLGYLFNYKILSTISLALPVIKNGLNSLVQNKRPNADTLSSTAIISSLLLGNEKTALTIMILERIAELLTVYTIKKTRGVIKDMLSVGESYVWKQIDNGVVKKVSIDEIVKGDSVLVQTGEKISVDGIIERGSAVIDQSSITGEYMPVTKKTGEEVFAGTIIKSGSITVKAEKVGDERTVSRIIKLVEDASFNKADIQSYADTFSAQLIPLNFLLAGIVYFSTRNVQKALSMLVIDYSCGIRLSTATAFSAAINTAAKNGILIKGSNYLEELSKSDTVIFDKTGTITEGKPKIQTLQVLKKNMQTNELLAFAAAAEEMSSHPLAVAILNEVKNRGIQIPEHKDTEIKVSRGIETLVNNDVIRVGSKKYMQENDIYTDNASDVIKGILNRGEILICVAKNKDLIGVIGVSDPPRENIKKAMNRLRNHGIDDIVLLTGDLRQQAETIASRMSMDRYESELLPEDKARDILKFQSIGSKVIMIGDGINDAPALSYANVGIALGSSKTDVAMEAADVTITSDDPLLIPGVVGLAKKTMKIIKENFTMAIGINSFALVLGATGMIPAIYSSILHNSITILVVGNSLRLLKYNVNK